From the genome of Thiovibrio frasassiensis:
ACCAAACACTGTGGGGCCGCTGCCGGACATCAATGCCCCGTGGGCACCATCAGCCAGAAGCGCATCTTTTATGCGGCCGAGCTCCGGATATTTCCCGATGGTCATGGCCTCTAACTCGTTATATAAAGGAAGATTCCCCGGCCCGGCACATGCAACATTACCATGCACGAAGTCGCGGCCTAAGATATATGGATTGCCACCTGTTGTCAATGTAAAATTCTCATACACCCACTGGGTGGACACGGCAAATCCAGGGTTTACCAAAACAATCCACTCGGCAGGGGAAATATCTTCGGCCTGAATCGCATCGCCGATACCGGTGGCCCAGGCAACACTGCAATCATGGACAAAAAAAGGAACATCGGCGCCCAAAGGGTGCGCCAGAGCAACAAGCTCCTCGAAGGAGAAGGGAACGCCATACAGGGTGTTCAATCCCCGCAATACCGCAGCGGCATCACTGCTTCCCCCACCCAGCCCCGCGGCAATGGGGACCTTTTTTTCCAGGACGATATGCACCCCGCCGCCTGTACCCAAGGCAGCAAAAAAACTTTTCGCCGCCCGATACACCAGATTGCCTTCCCCGGTGGGCAGGTCGCTTCCCGGACATTCCAGGGTGATGCCGGAATCCCGCTTTGCCAGATGCAGACGATCGGCCAGGGTGATTTTGAGCATCCTGGTCTCCAGCTCGTGGAACCCATCCGCCCGCTTGCCCTTGATGGCAAGATAGAGATTTATTTTTGCCGGAGCCTCACAAACCAGTTCCATTGCGCACCCATTCTCCCTCTTCAGCAAATGCTCCGCACCCTGCCCCGGGATCATAAAAAAAATCGCCTGATTTCAGTTTCTTAAAATCAGGCGATCGTAACTATTGGCGTAGATCAAAAATCAGCTGCTGGCCTTCACATACCGCAGCTTCAAATCGGCAAGCACATGACCGAGGAGCTCTTCCTCCTTGTCGGTCAAGTTGCCCCTGGTCCGGTCCTTCAGCAACTGCAAGGTGCTGATGGTGTGCTTGGCCAGGGCAAGATCGTTGCCGGCCTGCCCGGTTTCCGGATCCTGGATCTCTCCCATATGATAGAGCGCCGAGCTGTTCAACGACATGACCAGGGTGGTAAAGGTTACCTCCGGCAGCACGCAGTTGCACCCTTGCCGAACATACCCCTCGGGGCACTTTTTTTCGTTTTTCTCATTTTCGGTCATGGGCTGTCCCAATGGGCAGAAGGAGAAAACAAAAAACGCTAGGCGCTCACCAACTCGGGCAACTCAAGAACCATCGCTTCGTTGATGTTCGGCAGAGCACGGACCTTCTCCAGCAGAGGCTTGGGCACCAAGCCGTCGGTATTGAGCAGGATCACGTTGAGATTCAAATTCCCTTCCCGCTGCTTGCCCACGGTCATCCGGGCGATGTTCACCCCGTCGTTGCCGAGGGTGGTGCCGAGCAGGCCGATCACCCCGGGGACATCGTTGTTCTGGACAAAGAGCATGGGGCCGGCGGGCAACGCTTCCATGCGGAAGCCGTTGAG
Proteins encoded in this window:
- the ispE gene encoding 4-(cytidine 5'-diphospho)-2-C-methyl-D-erythritol kinase — its product is MELVCEAPAKINLYLAIKGKRADGFHELETRMLKITLADRLHLAKRDSGITLECPGSDLPTGEGNLVYRAAKSFFAALGTGGGVHIVLEKKVPIAAGLGGGSSDAAAVLRGLNTLYGVPFSFEELVALAHPLGADVPFFVHDCSVAWATGIGDAIQAEDISPAEWIVLVNPGFAVSTQWVYENFTLTTGGNPYILGRDFVHGNVACAGPGNLPLYNELEAMTIGKYPELGRIKDALLADGAHGALMSGSGPTVFGLFDNEAQARKSVARFAERFGRNVFLAQPLSTQAKL
- a CDS encoding DUF1844 domain-containing protein gives rise to the protein MTENEKNEKKCPEGYVRQGCNCVLPEVTFTTLVMSLNSSALYHMGEIQDPETGQAGNDLALAKHTISTLQLLKDRTRGNLTDKEEELLGHVLADLKLRYVKASS